A genomic region of Mus musculus strain C57BL/6J chromosome 7, GRCm38.p6 C57BL/6J contains the following coding sequences:
- the Nr2f2 gene encoding COUP transcription factor 2 isoform 2 (isoform 2 is encoded by transcript variant 2), translating into MQAVWDLEQGKYGFAVQRGRMPPTQPTHGQFALTNGDPLNCHSYLSGYISLLLRAEPYPTSRFGSQCMQPNNIMGIENICELAARMLFSAVEWARNIPFFPDLQITDQVALLRLTWSELFVLNAAQCSMPLHVAPLLAAAGLHASPMSADRVVAFMDHIRIFQEQVEKLKALHVDSAEYSCLKAIVLFTSDACGLSDVAHVESLQEKSQCALEEYVRSQYPNQPTRFGKLLLRLPSLRTVSSSVIEQLFFVRLVGKTPIETLIRDMLLSGSSFNWPYMAIQ; encoded by the exons CTGTACAGAGAGGCAGGATGCCTCCTACCCAGCCTACCCACGGGCAGTTTGCCCTGACCAACGGGGACCCCCTCAACTGCCACTCGTACCTGTCCGGATATATTTCCCTGCTGCTGCGCGCGGAGCCCTACCCCACGTCGCGCTTCGGCAGTCAGTGCATGCAGCCTAACAACATCATGGGCATCGAGAACATTTGCGAACTGGCCGCACGGATGCTCTTCAGCGCCGTTGAGTGGGCCCGGAACATCCCCTTCTTCCCTGACCTGCAGATCACGGACCAGGTGGCCCTCCTTCGCCTCACCTGGAGCGAGCTGTTCGTGTTGAATGCGGCCCAGTGCTCCATGCCCCTCCATGTCGCCCCGCTCCTTGCCGCTGCTGGCCTGCACGCTTCACCCATGTCAGCCGACCGGGTGGTCGCTTTTATGGACCACATACGGATCTTCCAAGAGCAAGTGGAGAAGCTCAAGGCACTGCACGTCGACTCCGCCGAGTATAGCTGCCTCAAGGCCATAGTCCTGTTCACCTCAG ATGCCTGTGGTCTGTCTGATGTAGCCCATGTGGAAAGCTTGCAGGAAAAGTCCCAGTGTGCTTTGGAAGAGTACGTTAGGAGCCAGTACCCCAACCAGCCAACACGGTTCGGAAAGCTCTTGCTTCGTCTCCCTTCCCTCCGCACGGTCTCCTCCTCAGTCATAGAGCAATTGTTTTTCGTCCGTTTGGTAGGTAAAACCCCCATCGAAACCCTCATCCGGGATATGTTACTGTCCGGCAGCAGTTTTAACTGGCCATATATGGCaattcaataa
- the Nr2f2 gene encoding COUP transcription factor 2 isoform X1 yields MGLTAVQRGRMPPTQPTHGQFALTNGDPLNCHSYLSGYISLLLRAEPYPTSRFGSQCMQPNNIMGIENICELAARMLFSAVEWARNIPFFPDLQITDQVALLRLTWSELFVLNAAQCSMPLHVAPLLAAAGLHASPMSADRVVAFMDHIRIFQEQVEKLKALHVDSAEYSCLKAIVLFTSDACGLSDVAHVESLQEKSQCALEEYVRSQYPNQPTRFGKLLLRLPSLRTVSSSVIEQLFFVRLVGKTPIETLIRDMLLSGSSFNWPYMAIQ; encoded by the exons ATGGGCCTCACAG CTGTACAGAGAGGCAGGATGCCTCCTACCCAGCCTACCCACGGGCAGTTTGCCCTGACCAACGGGGACCCCCTCAACTGCCACTCGTACCTGTCCGGATATATTTCCCTGCTGCTGCGCGCGGAGCCCTACCCCACGTCGCGCTTCGGCAGTCAGTGCATGCAGCCTAACAACATCATGGGCATCGAGAACATTTGCGAACTGGCCGCACGGATGCTCTTCAGCGCCGTTGAGTGGGCCCGGAACATCCCCTTCTTCCCTGACCTGCAGATCACGGACCAGGTGGCCCTCCTTCGCCTCACCTGGAGCGAGCTGTTCGTGTTGAATGCGGCCCAGTGCTCCATGCCCCTCCATGTCGCCCCGCTCCTTGCCGCTGCTGGCCTGCACGCTTCACCCATGTCAGCCGACCGGGTGGTCGCTTTTATGGACCACATACGGATCTTCCAAGAGCAAGTGGAGAAGCTCAAGGCACTGCACGTCGACTCCGCCGAGTATAGCTGCCTCAAGGCCATAGTCCTGTTCACCTCAG ATGCCTGTGGTCTGTCTGATGTAGCCCATGTGGAAAGCTTGCAGGAAAAGTCCCAGTGTGCTTTGGAAGAGTACGTTAGGAGCCAGTACCCCAACCAGCCAACACGGTTCGGAAAGCTCTTGCTTCGTCTCCCTTCCCTCCGCACGGTCTCCTCCTCAGTCATAGAGCAATTGTTTTTCGTCCGTTTGGTAGGTAAAACCCCCATCGAAACCCTCATCCGGGATATGTTACTGTCCGGCAGCAGTTTTAACTGGCCATATATGGCaattcaataa
- the Nr2f2 gene encoding COUP transcription factor 2 isoform 1 (isoform 1 is encoded by transcript variant 1): protein MAMVVSTWRDPQDEVPGSQGSQASQAPPVPGPPPGAPHTPQTPGQGGPASTPAQTAAGGQGGPGGPGSDKQQQQQHIECVVCGDKSSGKHYGQFTCEGCKSFFKRSVRRNLSYTCRANRNCPIDQHHRNQCQYCRLKKCLKVGMRREAVQRGRMPPTQPTHGQFALTNGDPLNCHSYLSGYISLLLRAEPYPTSRFGSQCMQPNNIMGIENICELAARMLFSAVEWARNIPFFPDLQITDQVALLRLTWSELFVLNAAQCSMPLHVAPLLAAAGLHASPMSADRVVAFMDHIRIFQEQVEKLKALHVDSAEYSCLKAIVLFTSDACGLSDVAHVESLQEKSQCALEEYVRSQYPNQPTRFGKLLLRLPSLRTVSSSVIEQLFFVRLVGKTPIETLIRDMLLSGSSFNWPYMAIQ, encoded by the exons ATGGCAATGGTAGTCAGCACGTGGCGCGACCCCCAGGACGAGGTGCCCGGCTCTCAGGGCAGCCAGGCCTCGCAGGCGCCGCCCGTGCCGGGCCCGCCGCCTGGCGCCCCGCACACGCCACAGACGCCGGGCCAAGGGGGCCCGGCCAGCACGCCGGCCCAGACAGCGGCTGGCGGCCAGGGCGGCCCTGGCGGCCCGGGCAGcgacaagcagcagcagcagcagcacatcgAGTGCGTGGTGTGCGGGGACAAGTCGAGCGGCAAGCACTACGGCCAGTTCACGTGCGAGGGCTGCAAGAGCTTCTTCAAGCGCAGCGTGCGGAGGAACCTGAGCTACACGTGCCGCGCCAACCGGAACTGTCCCATCGACCAGCACCACCGCAACCAGTGCCAGTACTGCCGCCTCAAAAAGTGCCTCAAAGTGGGCATGAGACGGGAAG CTGTACAGAGAGGCAGGATGCCTCCTACCCAGCCTACCCACGGGCAGTTTGCCCTGACCAACGGGGACCCCCTCAACTGCCACTCGTACCTGTCCGGATATATTTCCCTGCTGCTGCGCGCGGAGCCCTACCCCACGTCGCGCTTCGGCAGTCAGTGCATGCAGCCTAACAACATCATGGGCATCGAGAACATTTGCGAACTGGCCGCACGGATGCTCTTCAGCGCCGTTGAGTGGGCCCGGAACATCCCCTTCTTCCCTGACCTGCAGATCACGGACCAGGTGGCCCTCCTTCGCCTCACCTGGAGCGAGCTGTTCGTGTTGAATGCGGCCCAGTGCTCCATGCCCCTCCATGTCGCCCCGCTCCTTGCCGCTGCTGGCCTGCACGCTTCACCCATGTCAGCCGACCGGGTGGTCGCTTTTATGGACCACATACGGATCTTCCAAGAGCAAGTGGAGAAGCTCAAGGCACTGCACGTCGACTCCGCCGAGTATAGCTGCCTCAAGGCCATAGTCCTGTTCACCTCAG ATGCCTGTGGTCTGTCTGATGTAGCCCATGTGGAAAGCTTGCAGGAAAAGTCCCAGTGTGCTTTGGAAGAGTACGTTAGGAGCCAGTACCCCAACCAGCCAACACGGTTCGGAAAGCTCTTGCTTCGTCTCCCTTCCCTCCGCACGGTCTCCTCCTCAGTCATAGAGCAATTGTTTTTCGTCCGTTTGGTAGGTAAAACCCCCATCGAAACCCTCATCCGGGATATGTTACTGTCCGGCAGCAGTTTTAACTGGCCATATATGGCaattcaataa
- the Nr2f2 gene encoding COUP transcription factor 2 isoform X2, protein MPPTQPTHGQFALTNGDPLNCHSYLSGYISLLLRAEPYPTSRFGSQCMQPNNIMGIENICELAARMLFSAVEWARNIPFFPDLQITDQVALLRLTWSELFVLNAAQCSMPLHVAPLLAAAGLHASPMSADRVVAFMDHIRIFQEQVEKLKALHVDSAEYSCLKAIVLFTSDACGLSDVAHVESLQEKSQCALEEYVRSQYPNQPTRFGKLLLRLPSLRTVSSSVIEQLFFVRLVGKTPIETLIRDMLLSGSSFNWPYMAIQ, encoded by the exons ATGCCTCCTACCCAGCCTACCCACGGGCAGTTTGCCCTGACCAACGGGGACCCCCTCAACTGCCACTCGTACCTGTCCGGATATATTTCCCTGCTGCTGCGCGCGGAGCCCTACCCCACGTCGCGCTTCGGCAGTCAGTGCATGCAGCCTAACAACATCATGGGCATCGAGAACATTTGCGAACTGGCCGCACGGATGCTCTTCAGCGCCGTTGAGTGGGCCCGGAACATCCCCTTCTTCCCTGACCTGCAGATCACGGACCAGGTGGCCCTCCTTCGCCTCACCTGGAGCGAGCTGTTCGTGTTGAATGCGGCCCAGTGCTCCATGCCCCTCCATGTCGCCCCGCTCCTTGCCGCTGCTGGCCTGCACGCTTCACCCATGTCAGCCGACCGGGTGGTCGCTTTTATGGACCACATACGGATCTTCCAAGAGCAAGTGGAGAAGCTCAAGGCACTGCACGTCGACTCCGCCGAGTATAGCTGCCTCAAGGCCATAGTCCTGTTCACCTCAG ATGCCTGTGGTCTGTCTGATGTAGCCCATGTGGAAAGCTTGCAGGAAAAGTCCCAGTGTGCTTTGGAAGAGTACGTTAGGAGCCAGTACCCCAACCAGCCAACACGGTTCGGAAAGCTCTTGCTTCGTCTCCCTTCCCTCCGCACGGTCTCCTCCTCAGTCATAGAGCAATTGTTTTTCGTCCGTTTGGTAGGTAAAACCCCCATCGAAACCCTCATCCGGGATATGTTACTGTCCGGCAGCAGTTTTAACTGGCCATATATGGCaattcaataa